In a genomic window of Streptomyces koelreuteriae:
- a CDS encoding FadR/GntR family transcriptional regulator, whose protein sequence is MPLSHPRRSALSEQVIAALRAQITSGEWPVGSRIPTEPELVEQLGVARNTVREAVRALAHNGLLDIRQGSGTYVVATSELAGVMQRRFAGADPRHIAELRSTLESSASRLAAERRTEKDLKQLDALLLRREEAWESGDAEAFVTADATFHLAVVSASHNDVMTAMYADLGEVLRDWLREDVGEELTPETYMDHGRLLDAIRVGDADRAGTEAARYPFLCRLGGISSSSGG, encoded by the coding sequence ATGCCTCTGAGCCATCCCCGTCGTTCGGCGCTGTCCGAACAGGTCATCGCCGCGCTGCGGGCCCAGATCACGTCGGGCGAGTGGCCGGTCGGCTCCCGTATCCCGACCGAGCCGGAGCTGGTCGAGCAGCTGGGCGTCGCCCGCAACACGGTCCGTGAGGCCGTCCGCGCGCTCGCGCACAACGGCCTGCTGGACATCCGCCAGGGCTCCGGCACCTATGTCGTGGCGACCAGTGAGCTGGCGGGGGTGATGCAGCGGCGGTTCGCCGGCGCCGACCCCCGGCACATCGCCGAGCTGCGCTCCACGCTGGAGTCGTCCGCGTCCCGGCTGGCCGCCGAGCGGCGGACCGAGAAGGACCTCAAGCAGCTCGACGCGCTGCTGCTGCGGCGTGAGGAGGCCTGGGAGTCGGGTGACGCGGAGGCGTTCGTGACCGCGGACGCGACCTTCCACCTGGCCGTGGTCTCCGCCTCCCACAACGACGTGATGACCGCCATGTACGCCGACCTGGGCGAGGTGCTGCGGGACTGGCTGCGCGAGGACGTCGGCGAGGAGCTGACGCCGGAGACGTACATGGACCACGGGCGGCTGCTCGACGCGATCCGCGTGGGAGACGCGGACCGGGCGGGGACGGAGGCGGCCCGCTATCCGTTCCTGTGCCGGCTGGGCGGGATCAGCTCGTCCTCCGGTGGCTGA
- a CDS encoding TldD/PmbA family protein has protein sequence MPHTIDEAFTALPLRALADAALARARALGAEHADFRFERVRGASWRFRDAKPAGSSDTTDLGYAVRVVHGGTWGFASGVDLSLDAAARVAGQAVAMAKLSAQVIKAAGSDERVELASEPVHSEKTWVSSYEIDPFTVPDEEKAGLIADWSARLLAADGVDHVDASLLTVHENKFYADTAGTVTTQQRVRLHPVFNAVSVDESSGEFDSMRTLAPPVGRGWEYLRGTGWDWEGELERIPELLAEKMRAPSVDPGLYDLVVDPSNLWLTIHESIGHATELDRALGYEAAYAGTSFATFDQLGKLRYGSELMNVTGDRTAEHGLATIGYDDEGVAGQSWDLVKDGTLVGYQLDRRIAKLTGSERSNGCAYADSPGHVPVQRMANVSLRPDPAGMSTEDLIGGVERGIYVVGDRSWSIDMQRYNFQFTGQRFYRIENGRLAGQLRDVAYQATTTDFWGSMSAVGGPGTYVLGGAFNCGKAQPGQVAAVSHGCPSALFKGVNILNTTQEAGR, from the coding sequence GTGCCTCATACCATCGACGAGGCCTTCACGGCCCTCCCCCTACGCGCCCTCGCCGACGCGGCCCTCGCACGCGCGCGTGCGCTCGGCGCCGAGCACGCGGACTTCCGGTTCGAGCGGGTGCGGGGCGCCTCCTGGCGGTTCCGGGACGCCAAGCCCGCCGGGTCGTCGGACACCACCGACCTCGGGTACGCGGTGCGCGTGGTGCACGGCGGGACATGGGGTTTCGCGTCCGGCGTCGACCTCAGCCTGGACGCCGCCGCCAGGGTCGCCGGGCAGGCGGTCGCCATGGCGAAGCTGTCCGCCCAGGTGATCAAGGCGGCCGGGTCGGACGAGCGCGTGGAGCTGGCGAGCGAGCCGGTGCACTCCGAGAAGACCTGGGTCTCGTCGTACGAGATCGATCCGTTCACCGTGCCCGACGAGGAGAAGGCCGGGCTGATCGCGGACTGGAGCGCGCGGCTGCTGGCGGCCGACGGGGTGGACCATGTCGACGCCTCGCTGCTCACCGTCCACGAGAACAAGTTCTACGCCGACACCGCGGGGACCGTGACCACGCAGCAGCGGGTACGGCTGCACCCCGTGTTCAACGCCGTGTCGGTGGACGAGTCGAGCGGCGAGTTCGACTCGATGCGCACCCTCGCGCCGCCCGTGGGACGCGGCTGGGAGTACCTGAGGGGTACCGGCTGGGACTGGGAGGGCGAGCTGGAGCGGATCCCGGAGCTGCTCGCCGAGAAGATGCGCGCGCCGAGTGTCGATCCGGGTCTGTACGACCTGGTCGTCGACCCGTCCAACCTGTGGCTGACCATTCACGAGTCCATCGGGCACGCGACCGAGCTGGACCGGGCCCTCGGCTACGAGGCCGCCTACGCCGGCACCTCCTTCGCCACGTTCGACCAGCTGGGCAAGTTGCGCTACGGCTCGGAGCTGATGAACGTCACCGGCGACCGCACCGCCGAGCACGGCCTCGCCACCATCGGGTACGACGACGAGGGCGTCGCGGGCCAGTCCTGGGACCTCGTCAAGGACGGCACCCTCGTCGGCTACCAGCTCGACCGGCGGATCGCGAAGCTGACCGGGTCCGAGCGCTCCAACGGCTGCGCCTACGCCGACTCCCCCGGGCATGTGCCGGTGCAGCGCATGGCCAATGTGTCGTTGCGGCCGGACCCGGCCGGGATGTCGACCGAGGATCTGATCGGGGGCGTGGAGCGGGGGATCTACGTCGTCGGTGACCGGTCCTGGTCGATCGACATGCAGCGCTACAACTTCCAGTTCACCGGGCAGCGCTTCTACCGGATCGAGAACGGGCGGCTCGCCGGGCAGCTGCGGGACGTGGCCTACCAGGCGACGACCACCGACTTCTGGGGTTCCATGTCCGCCGTCGGTGGTCCGGGGACCTATGTCCTGGGCGGCGCCTTCAATTGCGGCAAGGCGCAGCCGGGCCAGGTCGCGGCTGTGTCGCACGGCTGCCCGTCGGCCCTCTTCAAGGGCGTCAACATTTTGAACACGACCCAGGAGGCCGGTCGATGA
- the fabG gene encoding 3-oxoacyl-[acyl-carrier-protein] reductase produces MSRSVLVTGGNRGIGLAIARAFADAGDKVAITYRSGEPPAGFLAVRCDITDPEQVEQAYKEIEENHGPVEVLVANAGITKDQLLMRMSEEDFTSVIDTNLTGTFRVVKRANRGMLRAKKGRVVLISSVVGLYGGPGQANYAASKAALVGFARSLARELGSRNLTFNVVAPGFVDTDMTKVLTDEQREGIVKQVPLGRYARPEEVAATVRFLASDDASYITGAVIPVDGGLGMGH; encoded by the coding sequence TTGAGCCGCTCGGTTCTCGTCACCGGAGGCAACCGGGGCATCGGCCTCGCCATCGCCCGCGCTTTCGCCGATGCCGGCGACAAGGTCGCCATCACATACCGCTCGGGTGAGCCGCCGGCGGGCTTCCTGGCCGTCAGGTGCGACATCACCGACCCCGAGCAGGTGGAGCAGGCCTACAAGGAGATCGAGGAGAACCACGGCCCCGTCGAGGTACTCGTCGCCAACGCCGGCATCACCAAGGACCAGCTCCTGATGCGCATGTCCGAGGAGGACTTCACCTCGGTCATCGACACCAACCTCACCGGCACCTTCCGTGTGGTCAAGCGCGCCAACCGCGGCATGCTGCGGGCCAAGAAGGGCCGCGTCGTCCTGATCTCCTCGGTCGTCGGCCTCTACGGCGGCCCGGGCCAGGCCAACTACGCCGCCTCCAAGGCCGCCCTGGTCGGCTTCGCGCGCTCCCTCGCCCGTGAGCTGGGCTCGCGCAACCTCACCTTCAACGTCGTCGCGCCCGGCTTCGTCGACACCGACATGACCAAGGTGCTCACCGACGAGCAGCGTGAGGGCATCGTGAAGCAGGTGCCGCTCGGCCGGTACGCGCGACCCGAGGAGGTCGCCGCGACGGTGCGGTTCCTCGCCTCGGACGACGCCTCGTACATCACTGGAGCCGTCATTCCCGTTGACGGCGGACTGGGAATGGGTCACTGA
- a CDS encoding metallopeptidase TldD-related protein: protein MSARSSKPHEVVERALALSRADGCVVIADEQSTANLRWAGNALTTNGVTRGRTLTVIATVDGKEGTASGVVSRSAVTADELEPLVRAAEAAARGAGPAEDAQPLVTGVAASPEFTEAPAETSSAVFADFAPALGEAFARARAGGRELYGFANHELVSTYLGTSTGLRLRHDQPNGTLELNAKSPDRTRSAWAGRSTRDFKDVDPAALDAELAVRLGWAERRVELPAGRYETLLPPSAVADLLIYQLWSASGRDAVEGRTVFSQPGGGTRVGEKLTDLPLTLRSDPHEPGLESAPFVIAHSSGGDESVFDNGLPLTATEWLREGELRHLTTSRHSAGLTGLPVAPGIDNVILDGGEDRSLDEMVANTERGLLLTCLWYIREVDPASLLLTGLTRDGVYLVENGEVTGEVNNFRFNETPVGLLGRVTEAGRTEKTLPREWSDWFTRAAMPALRVPDFNMSSVSQGV, encoded by the coding sequence ATGAGCGCGCGTTCCAGCAAGCCGCACGAGGTCGTCGAGCGCGCCCTCGCACTGTCCCGGGCGGACGGCTGTGTCGTCATCGCCGACGAGCAGTCCACCGCCAATCTGCGCTGGGCGGGCAACGCCCTGACCACGAACGGTGTCACGCGCGGGCGCACGCTCACCGTCATCGCCACGGTGGACGGCAAGGAGGGCACGGCCTCGGGTGTGGTGTCACGGTCCGCCGTGACCGCCGACGAACTGGAGCCCCTGGTGCGGGCCGCGGAGGCCGCCGCGCGCGGTGCCGGGCCCGCCGAGGACGCGCAGCCGCTGGTCACGGGCGTGGCCGCGAGCCCGGAGTTCACGGAGGCGCCCGCCGAGACCTCCTCCGCGGTGTTCGCCGACTTCGCCCCGGCGCTCGGCGAGGCCTTCGCACGCGCGCGTGCGGGCGGCCGGGAGCTGTACGGCTTCGCCAACCACGAACTGGTGTCGACGTACCTGGGCACCTCCACGGGGCTGCGGCTGCGGCACGACCAGCCGAACGGGACGCTGGAGCTGAACGCCAAGTCCCCGGACCGGACCCGGTCCGCGTGGGCCGGGCGCTCCACGCGGGACTTCAAGGACGTCGACCCGGCGGCCCTGGACGCGGAGCTGGCGGTGCGCCTCGGGTGGGCCGAGCGGCGTGTGGAGCTGCCCGCGGGCCGGTACGAGACGCTGCTGCCGCCGTCGGCCGTGGCCGATCTGCTGATCTACCAGCTGTGGTCGGCGTCGGGCCGGGACGCGGTCGAGGGCCGCACGGTGTTCTCCCAGCCGGGCGGGGGCACGCGGGTCGGCGAGAAGCTGACCGACCTGCCGCTGACCCTGCGCAGCGATCCGCACGAGCCCGGCCTGGAGTCGGCGCCCTTCGTGATCGCGCACTCCTCCGGCGGCGACGAGTCGGTGTTCGACAACGGGCTGCCGCTCACGGCCACCGAGTGGCTGCGCGAGGGCGAGCTGCGGCATCTGACGACCAGCCGCCACAGCGCGGGCCTGACCGGTCTGCCGGTGGCGCCGGGCATCGACAACGTGATCCTGGACGGGGGCGAGGACCGCTCCCTGGACGAGATGGTCGCGAACACCGAGCGCGGGCTGCTGCTGACCTGCCTGTGGTACATCCGCGAGGTCGACCCGGCGTCGCTGCTGCTGACGGGTCTGACCCGGGACGGCGTGTACCTGGTCGAGAACGGCGAGGTGACCGGCGAGGTGAACAACTTCCGGTTCAACGAGACGCCGGTCGGTCTGCTGGGCCGGGTGACGGAGGCCGGGCGGACGGAGAAGACGCTGCCGAGGGAATGGAGCGACTGGTTCACCAGGGCCGCGATGCCTGCCCTGCGGGTGCCCGACTTCAATATGAGCTCTGTCAGTCAGGGCGTATAA
- the fabI gene encoding enoyl-ACP reductase FabI — MSGILEGKRVLITGVLMESSIAFHAAKLAQEQGAEIILTAFPRPTLTERIAKKLPKPTKVIELDVTNDEHLGRLADIVGEELGGLDGVVHSIGFAPQDALGGNFLNTPFESVSTAMHVSAYSLKSLTMACLPLMQNGGSVVGLTFDAKFAWPQYDWMGPAKAALEATSRYVARDLGKQNIRCNLVSAGPLASMAAKSIPGFGELAAVWDDRSPLEWDLKDPEPAGRGIVALLSDWFPKTTGEIIHVDGGLHAIGA; from the coding sequence ATGAGCGGAATTCTCGAGGGCAAGCGCGTCCTGATCACCGGTGTGCTGATGGAGTCCTCCATCGCCTTCCACGCCGCCAAGCTGGCCCAGGAGCAGGGCGCCGAGATCATCCTGACCGCCTTCCCGCGGCCCACGCTGACCGAGCGCATCGCCAAGAAGCTCCCGAAGCCCACCAAGGTCATCGAGCTCGACGTCACCAACGACGAGCACCTCGGGCGGCTGGCCGACATCGTCGGCGAGGAGCTGGGCGGCCTCGACGGTGTCGTGCACTCCATCGGCTTCGCCCCGCAGGACGCCCTCGGCGGCAACTTCCTGAACACGCCGTTCGAGTCGGTCTCCACCGCGATGCACGTCTCGGCGTACTCCCTGAAGTCGCTGACCATGGCCTGCCTGCCGCTGATGCAGAACGGCGGCTCGGTCGTCGGTCTGACCTTCGACGCGAAGTTCGCCTGGCCGCAGTACGACTGGATGGGCCCGGCCAAGGCCGCCCTGGAGGCCACCAGCCGCTACGTCGCCCGTGACCTGGGCAAGCAGAACATCCGCTGCAACCTCGTCTCCGCCGGCCCGCTGGCCTCCATGGCCGCCAAGTCCATCCCGGGCTTCGGCGAGCTGGCCGCCGTCTGGGACGACCGTTCGCCGCTGGAGTGGGACCTCAAGGACCCCGAGCCGGCCGGCCGCGGCATCGTCGCGCTGCTGAGCGACTGGTTCCCGAAGACCACGGGCGAGATCATCCACGTGGACGGCGGTCTGCACGCCATCGGCGCCTGA
- the tyrS gene encoding tyrosine--tRNA ligase: protein MTDIVDELKWRGLFALSTDEDALRKALADGPVTFYCGFDPTAPSLHVGHLVQVLTVRRLQQAGHRPLALVGGATGLIGDPRPTAERTLNDPETVTGWVGKLRSQIEPFLTFEGENAAVMVNNLDWTENLSAIEFLRDIGKHFRVNKMLTKDSVARRLESSEGISYTEFSYQLLQGMDFLQLYRRYGCTLQQGGSDQWGNLTAGLDLIHRLEPDAAVHALATPLMTKADGTKFGKTEGGAVWLDPEMTTPYAFYQFWLNVDDRDISKYMRILSFRSRAELEELEQQTEERPQARAAQRALAEELTTLVHGADQTAAVIAASKALFGQGELAELDDRTLAAALSEVPHIQVSELGPVVDLFAEVGLVASKSAARRTVKEGGAYVNNVKVAAEDEVPAKEDLLHGRWLVLRRGKKNLAAVEVTGG, encoded by the coding sequence GTGACGGACATCGTCGACGAGCTGAAGTGGCGCGGGCTTTTCGCCCTGTCCACTGACGAGGACGCTTTGCGCAAGGCGCTCGCGGACGGTCCCGTCACGTTCTATTGCGGCTTCGACCCGACGGCGCCGTCGTTGCACGTGGGGCACCTGGTGCAGGTGCTCACCGTGCGGCGGCTCCAGCAGGCCGGTCACCGGCCGCTGGCGCTGGTCGGCGGTGCCACGGGCCTGATCGGCGACCCGCGTCCGACGGCGGAGCGCACGCTGAACGACCCGGAGACGGTGACCGGCTGGGTCGGCAAGCTGCGTTCCCAGATCGAGCCGTTCCTGACCTTCGAGGGCGAGAACGCGGCCGTCATGGTCAACAACCTCGACTGGACGGAGAACCTCTCCGCGATCGAGTTCCTGCGGGACATCGGCAAGCACTTCCGCGTCAACAAGATGCTGACGAAGGACTCCGTGGCCCGGCGTCTGGAGTCCTCCGAGGGCATCAGCTACACGGAGTTCAGCTACCAGCTCCTCCAGGGCATGGACTTCCTCCAGCTCTACCGCAGGTACGGCTGCACGCTCCAGCAGGGCGGCAGCGACCAGTGGGGCAACCTCACGGCGGGCCTGGACCTGATCCACCGCCTGGAGCCGGACGCCGCGGTGCACGCCCTGGCGACGCCGCTGATGACCAAGGCGGACGGCACCAAGTTCGGCAAGACCGAGGGCGGCGCCGTCTGGCTCGACCCGGAGATGACGACGCCGTACGCGTTCTACCAGTTCTGGCTGAACGTGGACGACCGGGACATCTCCAAGTACATGCGCATCCTGTCCTTCCGCTCCCGTGCGGAGCTGGAGGAGCTGGAGCAGCAGACCGAAGAGCGTCCGCAGGCCCGTGCCGCGCAGCGCGCCCTGGCCGAGGAGCTGACGACGCTGGTGCACGGCGCGGACCAGACGGCCGCCGTGATCGCCGCGTCCAAGGCCCTCTTCGGGCAGGGCGAGCTGGCGGAGCTGGACGACAGGACGCTGGCCGCGGCCCTGTCGGAGGTGCCGCACATCCAGGTCTCCGAGCTCGGCCCGGTCGTCGACCTGTTCGCCGAGGTCGGCCTGGTGGCCAGCAAGTCGGCCGCGCGCCGCACGGTCAAGGAGGGCGGTGCCTACGTGAACAACGTCAAGGTCGCCGCCGAGGACGAGGTCCCCGCCAAGGAGGACCTGCTGCACGGCCGCTGGCTGGTGCTGCGCCGGGGCAAGAAGAACCTGGCGGCCGTCGAGGTCACGGGCGGCTGA